The sequence below is a genomic window from Methanosarcinales archaeon Met12.
TTTAGCGCATTCCTTGAGTTTCTCAGCGATTCTGTTCTGCATCACTTTATCGAGGTCGTCCAAGTCTTTTAGTGCCCTTTGAGTGAATATTACCTTATACATCAAAAGATTTCCTCAAGACCTTTCACTTTACCTTCTTTATAATCGCTTCTTGCCTCTTCAACAGTTAAATCCTTTACTTTTGTTTCCATAAGCAAACATCTCCATACAGCATTTGAATGCATCTATTAAAAATTTCGCCTAACTATTTATAAACGCATCCTGTTTATATAATCTTTTTCACTTATGATAGCAAACATTATAAACTAGTAGTGAGAAGTGGAAATGACTTTTATACGGCTGTTATGGAGGACATAGGATGGAATTGATATTATTTGCACTGTTCGCTGGTATCGCAAGCCTAATCTTCGCCGCCTTTATGGCACGGAACGTTCTCAAACAGGATGCTGGAACGCCAGAGATGATTGAACTTTCTGATGCGATTCAAGAAGGCGCGATGGCATTTTTGAACAGGGAATATAAAACGCTAATCGTTTTCACCGTCATTGTATCAGCAGTGATTGCCGTGGCAATAGGCATCGAAATAGCAGTGACGTTCGTCATCGGGGCTTTTGTATCTGCATTGGCAGGAAACATAGGAATGAGAGTCGCTACCAAATCCAATGCGAGAACTGCTAATGCGTGCAGAGAGGGATTGGGGCAGGGGCTTAAACTCGCGTTTTCAAGCGGCGCAGTGATGGGATTAACGGTAGTGGGACTCGGTCTGCTGGGCATAAGCAGCCTGTACTACGTATTTGAAGACCCTGCCATATTGTTTGGGTTCGGATTCGGTGCCAGCTCTATCGCACTCTTCGCCAGAGTCGGCGGCGGGATATTCACCAAAGCAGCGGACGTCGGCGCTGACCTGGTCGGCAAAGTCGAGAAGGGGATTCCAGAAGACGACCCGAGAAATCCAGCAGTAATAGCCGATAATGTCGGAGATAACGTCGGCGATGTGGCTGGGATGGGGGCAGATTTATTCGAATCGTATGTCAGTTCAATTATTGCAACGATGGCGATAGGATTGGTCGCATATCTGGCAGGGGATATGGGCCCTAATGCCGTGGTGCTTCCCCCCTTGCTCGCAGGTGTAGGAATTCTATCCTCGATCATCGGCACATTCTTCGTGAGAGTCGGCAAGGATGCGAACCTGGGTGCCGCAATGAATAAAGGAATATATGTGAGTGCTGTATTCATGACGATTATGGCATACATCGTCATCATGGCCGTTTTGGGTGACGTGGGCGTGTTTTATGCAACGATTACGGGTTTGATTACCGGCATCCTGATCGGCCTCTTTACGGAGCATTATACTTCGCCTGATAGAGCGCCCGTGCAAAGGATTGCGGAATCTTCTCAAACGGGCGCTGGGACGAACATCATCAGTGGGATGTCGGTCGGTATGCGCAGCACCTTCGCCCCGATCATCGTGGTATGCCTCGCAATCATACTGGCCTATCATTTTGCTGGATTGTATGGAGTTGCGATAGCCGCTGTTGGCATGCTTTCCACACTGGGCATAACTCTCGCTGCAGATACCTATGGGCCGGTTGCAGATAATGCCGCAGGAATTGCAGAGATGGCGAAAATGGGCCCGAAGATAAGGGAAAGAGCCGAGGCACTGGATGCAGTTGGAAACACGACCGCAGCCATCGGCAAGGGCTTTGCCATAGGTTCTGCGGCTTTGACCGCGCTGGCACTACTTTCAGCATACTGCATGGAAATTGGGTTGGAGAGCATAGACGTCACCAAGCCATCAGTCATCGCTGGCGTGTTCATAGGTGGCATGTTGCCGTTTTTATTCTCTGCAATCACGATGGAGTCGGTTGGAAAAGCAGCATCCCAGATCGTCAACGAAGTGCGCAGGCAATTTAGAGAGATACCCGGTCTGATGGAGGGAACGGCAAAGCCGGATTATGTGAAATGTATAGATATAAGCACGGTCGTGGCTTTGAGGGAAATGGTCGTTCCAGGGATACTGGCGATAGCAGTGCCACTCACTGTCGGCCTGATTCTTGGCCCCGAGGCTTTAGGAGGTCTTTTAACCGGTGCGATCGTCACGGGATTCCTGCTTGCGATTATGATGGCCAATGCTGGCGGTGCGTGGGACAACGCGAAAAAGTATATTGAAGCAGGGAACCTTGGGGGCAAGGGCACGAAGACTCATGCCGCTGCAGTGATAGGAGATACCGTAGGCGACCCATTTAAAGATACATCTGGCCCCTCCTTGAACATCCTTATCAAGTTGATGGCCATAGTGGCACTGGTATTTGCTCCGCTGTTCATTTAAATAAAATCACGCCAACGCTTTTGCAAGCTCTTTCATAACCTCTTTGGGTTTTTCATCCCCTGCCATAATTAAACTGTGTGTGAGCGCTACCCTCTCTAATGTCTTTGTCAATTCATTGTTAGCGAGCCTAAACATCTCGCTTCGTCCCACCGTTCTCACTTTCTTGACGACATTGTTCTCCTCAAGTTTTGGAATTTTATCATAGACGGTCGTCCGTGACAATCCTGTGTATTCAGCGATTTGACTAATCGAGTAATCATATCGGATGTGTTCGCCCAAGAAGTCGATAATCCGCATTTCTGCGGTATCTCCAAGAAAGTCGGTTAATGTCATTTCTATCCTCTTATGTTATACTATACGTTAACTATACGTTAACTATATGTTCTATATGTTCTATATGTTATATAATTTAAAGCTTTTGCTGGACAAAAAGTATAAATAAACTGAACAATAATAAATATGTGATATGACATGCGAACTCTCAGAGTATGAACTGGACATCTTATATAAGATCGTTCGTAAAAATCGCTGGTGCAAAAAGCATATTTCACAAGACGATATTGTGAGAGGCTTCCCATCTCACGACATTGGCATTTATAAAAATGCGATCAAATCTCTTATTAAAAAGGGATTATTAGTTTGTTATAAATCGAAAGGACGAAATGATGTGTGTATTCCCAAACGTAACAGGGCAACCATAATCGAGATATTTGATGCACATAATTTTGAGATATGGTTTATCAGATGACAATCCAAAACTTAATATTTGGTAAACATAGATTAGTGCACTGGTGTAAATAGAGATGACCACCCCGTTCAAGGACATAAAATTTTTTGACACGACGCTCAGGGATGGAGAGCAGACGCCAGGCGTCTCGCTTACAGCAGATGAAAAACTGTGGATTGCCCGTCAACTCGATGCGCTGGGCGTTCATGTGATTGAGGCAGGGTCTGCAGTCACGTCCGAGGGTGAGCGGGCCGCCATCAGGGCGGTTGCTAGTGAAGGCTTAAACGCAGAAATCTGCAGCTTTACCAGGGTATTAAAAAGTGACATAGACCTCGCGCTGGAATGCAACGTGGATTCGGTGCATCTTGTCGTACCTGTCTCAGACCTTCATATCCAGCAAAAATTAAAGAAAGACAGGGAAACCGTACTGCAAATGGCAGTAGACGTTACGGAATATGCCAAGGAGCATGGCTTAATCGTTGAATTGAGCGGAGAAGACGCATCGAGGGCGGATTTGGACTACCTTATGTCGTTGTATAAAGAGGGGATATCCTCTGGCGCAGATCGCCTGTGCTTCTGTGACACCGTTGGGGTGTTGATTCCAGAGCGAACTGAGATGATATTCAAGAAGCTCGCAGAATTGGGAGTACCGGTCAGCGTGCACTGCCATGATGACTTTGGACTTGCGACCGCGAACTCAATTGCAGCGCTCAAAGCAGGAGCCGGGCAGGTACACGTTACCGTGAACGGGCTTGGAGAGAGGGCCGGAAATGCCTCTCTTGAAGAAGTGGTCATGACACTGGATGCGTTATACGGCTACAAAACGAAGATAAACACT
It includes:
- a CDS encoding 2-isopropylmalate synthase, with translation MTTPFKDIKFFDTTLRDGEQTPGVSLTADEKLWIARQLDALGVHVIEAGSAVTSEGERAAIRAVASEGLNAEICSFTRVLKSDIDLALECNVDSVHLVVPVSDLHIQQKLKKDRETVLQMAVDVTEYAKEHGLIVELSGEDASRADLDYLMSLYKEGISSGADRLCFCDTVGVLIPERTEMIFKKLAELGVPVSVHCHDDFGLATANSIAALKAGAGQVHVTVNGLGERAGNASLEEVVMTLDALYGYKTKINTTNLYKTSRLVSRLTGVPIAPNKAIVGDNAFTHESGIHAHGILADTSTYEPITPEIVGRTRKIVLGKHAGKSSVQIALKEIGLEASGGQVSEITKRIKELGDKGKRVTDADLQAIAEAVLGYCREARVKLEELIVVSGNKVTPTASVKLIVDNRDIVESGTGLGPVDAAINALRKAIADIADIELEEYRVEAITGGTDALVEVWVKLSKDGKMVTARGARADIIMASVEAVVEGINRLLE
- a CDS encoding sodium-translocating pyrophosphatase gives rise to the protein MELILFALFAGIASLIFAAFMARNVLKQDAGTPEMIELSDAIQEGAMAFLNREYKTLIVFTVIVSAVIAVAIGIEIAVTFVIGAFVSALAGNIGMRVATKSNARTANACREGLGQGLKLAFSSGAVMGLTVVGLGLLGISSLYYVFEDPAILFGFGFGASSIALFARVGGGIFTKAADVGADLVGKVEKGIPEDDPRNPAVIADNVGDNVGDVAGMGADLFESYVSSIIATMAIGLVAYLAGDMGPNAVVLPPLLAGVGILSSIIGTFFVRVGKDANLGAAMNKGIYVSAVFMTIMAYIVIMAVLGDVGVFYATITGLITGILIGLFTEHYTSPDRAPVQRIAESSQTGAGTNIISGMSVGMRSTFAPIIVVCLAIILAYHFAGLYGVAIAAVGMLSTLGITLAADTYGPVADNAAGIAEMAKMGPKIRERAEALDAVGNTTAAIGKGFAIGSAALTALALLSAYCMEIGLESIDVTKPSVIAGVFIGGMLPFLFSAITMESVGKAASQIVNEVRRQFREIPGLMEGTAKPDYVKCIDISTVVALREMVVPGILAIAVPLTVGLILGPEALGGLLTGAIVTGFLLAIMMANAGGAWDNAKKYIEAGNLGGKGTKTHAAAVIGDTVGDPFKDTSGPSLNILIKLMAIVALVFAPLFI
- a CDS encoding winged helix-turn-helix domain-containing protein, which translates into the protein MTLTDFLGDTAEMRIIDFLGEHIRYDYSISQIAEYTGLSRTTVYDKIPKLEENNVVKKVRTVGRSEMFRLANNELTKTLERVALTHSLIMAGDEKPKEVMKELAKALA